A genome region from Pirellulales bacterium includes the following:
- a CDS encoding type II toxin-antitoxin system RelE/ParE family toxin produces the protein MRRIRQSSQAWRDIVDAMLFIAEDNLSAADAMIGIIDRKLQMLAIHPELGQERSDLGDNLRCTTAGSYVLVYRATAEEIELVRVIHSARDIDALF, from the coding sequence ATGCGCCGTATTCGTCAGTCATCGCAGGCGTGGCGCGACATTGTCGATGCAATGCTCTTCATCGCAGAGGACAATCTGTCCGCCGCGGATGCGATGATCGGCATCATCGATCGGAAACTGCAGATGCTCGCCATTCATCCAGAGCTAGGTCAGGAGAGATCCGACCTTGGCGATAACCTTCGATGCACGACGGCCGGCAGTTATGTTTTGGTTTATCGCGCGACAGCGGAAGAAATCGAATTGGTCCGCGTGATTCATTCGGCGCGCGATATCGACGCCCTCTTTTAG
- a CDS encoding type II toxin-antitoxin system ParD family antitoxin: MDVSNLTLPPDLADFLRVKMSTGEYGSEGEVVREALTFLRERDQARAVRLKELRGEIQIGLDQLERGDSRPFDANEIKAEVRRRLASADGV; this comes from the coding sequence ATGGATGTTTCAAATCTGACCTTGCCGCCCGATCTGGCCGATTTTCTGCGCGTCAAAATGTCGACCGGCGAATACGGCAGCGAAGGCGAAGTCGTTCGCGAGGCCCTCACGTTTTTGCGCGAGCGTGACCAGGCCCGCGCCGTAAGACTCAAGGAGCTTCGAGGGGAGATTCAAATTGGCCTGGACCAACTTGAGCGGGGCGATTCCAGACCGTTCGACGCCAACGAGATCAAGGCCGAAGTGCGAAGGCGGCTGGCCTCTGCCGACGGAGTCTGA
- a CDS encoding SEC-C metal-binding domain-containing protein — protein sequence MGAIGEALGAFAQPLLDQTDGSPEQLEKAFTISNLCFSLAQLPEDGREALLNTLQSSLKMDDEKFDEFRRCVILPMIARHEEMFPRLHGRDFREPWQSSPSLRPRPSMAMRAEKPPVIDRYAPCPCNSGKKYKFCCGAKVR from the coding sequence ATGGGCGCCATTGGAGAAGCGCTTGGGGCCTTTGCGCAGCCGTTGCTCGATCAGACCGACGGTTCGCCGGAACAGTTGGAAAAAGCATTCACGATCAGCAACCTCTGCTTCAGTCTCGCGCAATTGCCGGAAGACGGGCGGGAGGCGCTGCTGAACACGTTGCAGTCCAGCCTCAAAATGGATGACGAGAAATTCGACGAATTTCGGCGTTGCGTCATCCTGCCTATGATCGCGCGGCACGAGGAGATGTTTCCGCGATTGCACGGGCGGGATTTCCGCGAACCTTGGCAAAGCAGCCCCTCGTTGCGGCCGCGGCCAAGCATGGCGATGCGCGCCGAAAAGCCGCCTGTAATCGACCGTTACGCGCCATGTCCCTGCAACAGCGGCAAGAAATATAAGTTCTGCTGCGGCGCTAAGGTTCGCTGA
- a CDS encoding DUF1549 and DUF1553 domain-containing protein, with protein MPTIATAAETAGTPQRIAFELDVLPVLTAAGCNQGACHGKSRGQNGFQLSLLGFDADFDYARIVKDARGRRVFPAAPEKSLLLRKAAAELPHGGGERLKPGSGDYLLVRRWIEQGMPRRLPSDPDLVRITLSPAEHKLAAGESEQLYVTAHYSDGSTRDVTQRTTFQSNESAIVAVDKAGAVKAGMLPGEAAVMARYMGHIATWNTLIPLPDAIDEKVYAELPRKNFIDELVWARLKELGVTPSAPAGNGTFLRRAYLDVIGRLPTADEARAFLAGPSPLKRESLIDSLLAREEYADFWANKWADLLRPNAYRVGVKATFSLDAWLRDAFRRNLPYDRFVRELVTARGSTWRNGAVTLFRDRREPPEIVTAVSQLFLGIRLECAKCHHHPFEAWGQDDFYGLAAYFARIGHKGTGLSTPISGGEEMFFAAAKGSVAHPLTGEAVGPKPLFGTAPTPAAGEDPREVLADWMLSPDNRFFAKVAVNRLWADLMGRGLVEPVDDLRVTNPASNEALLTTLADHFRNIGFDQKQLLRTIMTSYVYGLSSAPSDRNVADTRNYSRHYRQRLRAEVLLDAISDITEVPETFAALPAGSRATEIWSHRVESLFLDAFGRPDANQDPPCERTTETTMVQTLHLMNAPNLHRKVTSDEGRAARLSAGGKSVDEIVEQVYLLVYSRLPASEERQIGAEWFTSAANRRQATEDLLWALLNTPEFLFKN; from the coding sequence ATGCCGACCATCGCTACGGCGGCCGAAACCGCTGGCACCCCACAACGAATCGCCTTCGAGTTGGACGTGCTGCCGGTGCTCACGGCCGCGGGCTGCAACCAGGGCGCCTGTCACGGCAAGTCGCGCGGGCAAAACGGCTTTCAACTTTCGCTGTTGGGTTTCGACGCCGACTTCGACTACGCCCGAATCGTCAAAGACGCGCGAGGCCGGCGGGTTTTTCCGGCCGCGCCGGAAAAGAGCCTGCTGTTGCGGAAAGCGGCCGCCGAGTTGCCGCACGGTGGCGGCGAGCGACTCAAGCCCGGCAGCGGCGACTACCTGCTTGTGCGACGCTGGATCGAGCAAGGGATGCCGCGACGCCTGCCCAGCGATCCGGATCTGGTCCGCATCACGCTTTCGCCGGCCGAGCACAAGCTGGCCGCCGGAGAGAGCGAGCAGCTTTACGTCACCGCCCATTACTCCGACGGCTCGACGCGCGACGTTACGCAGCGGACCACCTTCCAGTCGAACGAGAGCGCGATCGTGGCCGTCGACAAGGCAGGCGCGGTCAAAGCCGGCATGCTGCCGGGCGAGGCCGCCGTCATGGCCCGCTACATGGGCCACATCGCTACTTGGAACACGCTGATTCCGCTGCCCGACGCCATCGACGAAAAAGTCTACGCCGAGCTGCCGAGGAAGAACTTTATCGACGAACTCGTGTGGGCCAGGCTGAAAGAACTCGGCGTGACGCCGAGCGCGCCGGCCGGCAACGGCACGTTTTTGCGTCGGGCGTATCTTGACGTCATCGGCCGCTTGCCGACGGCCGACGAAGCTCGCGCCTTTCTGGCCGGTCCGTCGCCCTTGAAGCGAGAATCGCTGATCGACTCACTGCTGGCGCGCGAAGAGTACGCCGACTTCTGGGCCAACAAGTGGGCCGATCTCTTGCGGCCCAATGCGTACCGCGTCGGCGTGAAGGCCACCTTCAGTCTCGACGCCTGGCTGCGCGACGCTTTTCGCCGCAACCTGCCCTACGATCGGTTCGTCCGCGAGCTGGTGACCGCCCGTGGCAGCACGTGGCGCAACGGGGCGGTGACGCTGTTTCGCGACCGCCGCGAGCCCCCCGAAATCGTCACCGCCGTCAGTCAGCTTTTTCTCGGCATCCGGCTGGAATGTGCCAAGTGCCATCACCATCCCTTCGAAGCCTGGGGGCAGGACGACTTTTACGGCCTGGCGGCCTATTTCGCTCGCATCGGGCACAAAGGAACCGGCCTTTCGACGCCCATTTCGGGCGGGGAAGAGATGTTTTTTGCGGCGGCAAAAGGCTCGGTCGCCCATCCCTTGACCGGCGAAGCCGTGGGGCCCAAGCCCTTGTTTGGCACCGCCCCAACGCCGGCCGCCGGTGAAGACCCGCGCGAAGTGCTCGCCGATTGGATGCTCTCGCCCGACAATCGCTTTTTCGCCAAGGTGGCCGTCAACCGCCTGTGGGCCGATCTCATGGGCCGCGGTCTGGTGGAACCGGTCGACGATCTTCGCGTCACGAATCCCGCCTCGAACGAAGCCTTGCTCACGACGCTGGCCGACCACTTCCGCAACATCGGCTTTGACCAGAAGCAACTCCTTCGCACGATCATGACGTCGTATGTCTACGGGCTTTCGTCCGCACCCAGCGACCGCAATGTGGCCGACACGCGGAACTATTCGCGGCACTATCGGCAGAGACTGCGCGCCGAAGTGTTGCTCGATGCCATCAGCGACATTACCGAGGTGCCTGAAACGTTCGCGGCCTTGCCCGCCGGATCGCGGGCGACGGAAATCTGGTCGCACCGCGTCGAGTCGCTGTTTCTCGACGCCTTTGGCCGCCCGGATGCGAATCAAGATCCGCCTTGCGAACGGACGACCGAGACCACCATGGTGCAAACCTTGCACTTGATGAACGCGCCCAACCTGCACCGCAAGGTGACCAGCGACGAGGGCCGGGCCGCCCGGCTGTCGGCCGGCGGCAAATCGGTCGATGAGATTGTGGAACAAGTTTACTTGCTGGTGTACTCTCGATTGCCAGCGAGCGAAGAGCGGCAAATCGGCGCCGAGTGGTTCACGTCGGCGGCCAACCGCCGGCAAGCGACGGAAGATCTGCTGTGGGCCTTATTGAACACGCCCGAATTCCTATTTAAGAACTGA
- a CDS encoding DUF1501 domain-containing protein: MSSHRNCEGLTRRDALHFGLAAMGLGGMVDLLRWQSQAAESGAPRKRTACILIWMDGGPSHFETFDPKPQAPLEIRGEFEAIDTKLPGVQFSEHLPRLASIADKFAVVRSVRHDQGNHGAGNHYMMTGAPPRIPVGCGAFVSFHPSLGSVAAYELGAPRGLPAYFSMPSMSRSGGPNFLGAKYAPFIVSDNPESPNFRVRDVNRPEGLADDRFLKRRGLRSQVDRLQRIADKAAGDPVAAVDEYYRQGYNLVTSPEAQRAFEIQKEPDKLREAYGRNGFGQRALLARRLVEAGVPFITLYDGGWDHHSDIFGGFRNRMPAFECTIAALIEDLEARGLLETTMVVALGEFGRTPKISTLQGRSKPGRDHWSNAMSILFAGCGTPGGLVVGATDRNGHSAVERVLSPENFVSTIYRKLGIDPDKIYYTPQGRPTHLVSDPTPIRELMA, translated from the coding sequence ATGAGCTCGCATCGCAACTGTGAGGGCCTGACTCGCCGCGACGCCTTGCACTTCGGTCTGGCCGCGATGGGGCTGGGCGGCATGGTCGACCTGCTTCGCTGGCAGAGCCAGGCGGCCGAAAGCGGCGCGCCGCGAAAGCGCACCGCCTGCATCCTGATCTGGATGGACGGCGGCCCCTCGCACTTCGAAACGTTCGACCCCAAGCCCCAGGCGCCGCTGGAAATCCGCGGCGAGTTCGAGGCCATCGACACCAAGCTACCCGGCGTGCAGTTCTCCGAACATTTGCCGCGGCTGGCGTCGATTGCCGACAAGTTCGCGGTGGTGCGGTCGGTGCGGCACGATCAAGGCAACCACGGCGCCGGCAACCATTACATGATGACCGGTGCCCCGCCGCGCATTCCCGTGGGCTGCGGCGCCTTCGTCAGCTTTCATCCCAGCCTCGGCTCGGTGGCCGCCTATGAACTGGGCGCCCCGCGGGGCCTGCCCGCCTATTTTTCGATGCCCAGCATGTCTCGTTCGGGCGGGCCGAATTTTTTGGGCGCGAAATACGCCCCCTTCATCGTTTCCGATAATCCGGAGAGCCCGAACTTTCGCGTGCGCGATGTGAACCGGCCGGAGGGACTCGCCGACGACCGCTTCTTGAAGCGCCGCGGCCTGCGGTCGCAAGTCGACCGCTTGCAGCGCATCGCCGACAAGGCGGCCGGCGACCCCGTGGCGGCCGTCGATGAATACTATCGCCAGGGCTACAACCTGGTGACCAGTCCCGAGGCCCAACGCGCCTTCGAGATACAAAAGGAGCCGGACAAGCTTCGCGAGGCTTACGGCCGCAACGGCTTCGGCCAACGGGCGCTGCTTGCCCGGCGATTGGTCGAAGCGGGCGTGCCGTTCATTACGCTGTACGACGGCGGCTGGGACCATCACAGCGACATCTTCGGTGGTTTCCGCAATCGCATGCCGGCGTTCGAGTGTACGATTGCGGCATTGATCGAAGACCTGGAAGCCCGCGGCCTGTTGGAGACCACGATGGTGGTGGCCTTGGGCGAGTTTGGCCGCACGCCCAAAATCTCGACGCTGCAAGGCCGGAGCAAGCCGGGCCGCGACCACTGGTCGAACGCCATGTCGATTCTGTTCGCGGGCTGCGGCACGCCGGGCGGCCTGGTGGTCGGCGCCACCGACCGCAACGGCCATTCGGCGGTCGAACGGGTGCTCTCGCCGGAGAATTTTGTTTCGACGATCTATCGCAAGCTGGGCATCGACCCCGACAAGATCTATTACACGCCGCAAGGCCGGCCGACGCACCTGGTGAGCGATCCGA